The following proteins are co-located in the Canis aureus isolate CA01 chromosome X, VMU_Caureus_v.1.0, whole genome shotgun sequence genome:
- the PLXNB3 gene encoding plexin-B3 isoform X3, with protein sequence MRLPWCHTARETPPLLPCEAHLWLLPCLSHRPSVRGSPSVRVLRLSGICPSSNHLDAEKVPAMAPRPPLGPHLLLALLLSLPPPPTRARHFSAPNATFNHLALAPGLGTLYVGAVNRLFQLSPELRLQAVAVTGPVLDSPDCVPFRDPADCPHARLTDNANQLLLVSGRARELVACGQVRQGVCDKRRLDDVAHVLYQAEDPGDGQFVAANAPGVATVGLVVQAPDRDLLLVARGLAGKLSAGVPPLTVRQLAGPQPFSSEGLGRLVVGDLSDYNNSYVGAFAAGRSAYFVFRRRGARAQADYRSYAARVCLGDANLYSYVEVPLACRGQGLIQAAAVTPSTLLGAFAAGPGGAGAALCAFPLARLDASMEHARRLCYTAGGRGPGGAEEATVEYGVTSRCAALPADSPESYPCGDEHTPSPIAGCQPLEAEPLLQLEQPVSAVAGLQADGHTIAFLGDTQGQLHKVFLNGSHGHVYHSQQVGPRGSAISPDLLVDGNGSHVYVLTAQQVDRVPVAACPEFPDCTSCLQARDPLCGWCVLQGRCTLKGQCGRAAQANQWLWSYEDSHCPHVQSLLPAYRPRQEQGQVTLSVPRLPTLAADEYFHCAFGDYDSLAHVEGPHVACVTPPQDQLPLNPPGTDHITLPLALMFEDVAVAATNFSFYDCSAVQALEVAAPCRACVGSIWRCHWCPRSSRCVYGEHCPEGEGTIYSAQEADVQVRGPGACPRVEGLAGPVLLPVGWKSRLALRVRNLQHFGSLPASYHCWLELPGELQRLPASLEETSGDVGLISCQAQQLRPSVAQRELRVPIYVTRGKAQRLDNAHTLHVTLYDCAVGHPDCSRCQAANGSLGCVWCSHRQPACRYGPLCPPEAVELLCPSPRIDRIEPLTGPPEGGLALTIWGSNLGRDFAEVQDAVNVAGRPCSPEPSLYRTSARIVCVTSPAPNGTTGPIQVAIKNRPPGISTQHFTYQDPILLSLSPQWGPQAGGTQLTIHGQHLQTGGNISAFVGAQPCPIQEPVCPEAIVCHTMSQASPGEAVVRVVFGHAQRTLLTSPFQYTANPQLVAAEPSVSFRGGGRLIRVRGTGLDVVQQPLLSVWLAATAEVQAAGAEPRDPTPRTSCGGPAAAPQACIQLREGLLQSPAVPDGVHPQRVFFTLDNVHVDFASANGGQDFQYQPNPRLAPLSREEPTRPYRLKPGNVLDVEGQGLNLGISKEEVRVHIGDGECLVKTLTLTHLYCEPPSRAPQPANGSSALPQFVVQMGNVRLALGPVQYETEPTLSAFPVEAQVGLGLGAAVLIAAVLLLTLMYRHKSKQALRDYQKVLVQLENLEIGVGDQCRKEFTDLMTEMTDLSSDLEASGIPFLDYHTYAERVFFPGHGGCPLQPALEGPGEEGRRAPVRQGLTQLSNLLNSKLFLLTLIHTLEEQPSFSQRDRCHVASLLSLALHGKLEYLTDILRTLLSDLAAHYVHKNPKLMLRRTETMVEKLLTNWLSICLYAFLKEVAGEPLYMLLRAIQYQVDKGPVDAVTGKAKRTLNDSRLLREDVEFRPLTLMVLAGPRAGGAAGGGAVQRVPARVLDTDTITQVKEKVLEQVYKGTPFSQRPSAHALDLEWRSGLAGHLTLSDEDLTSVTQNHWKRLNTLQHYKVPDGATVGLIPQLHNGGAVSQSLAQNCTPGENIPMLEDGEEGGVHLWHLVKGTEEPEGAKARRSSLRERERERERARAKAIPEIYLTRLLSMKGTLQKFVDDTFQAILSVNRPVPIAIKYLFDFLDELAEKHGIEDPETLHIWKTNSLLLRFWVNALKNPQLIFDVRVSDNVDAILAVIAQTFIDSCTVSEHKVGRAHSYPEQDSPVNKLLYAREIPRYKQMVERYYSDIRQSSPASYQEMNSALAELSGNYTSAPHCLEALQELYNHIHRYYDQIISALEEDPVGQKMQLACRLQQVAALVENKVTDL encoded by the exons ATGCGCCTCCCTTGGTGCCACACTGCCCGGGAGACCCCTCCGCTGCTCCCCTGCGAGGCG CACCTCTGGcttcttccctgcctctcccaccgCCCTTCTGTCCGCGGGAGTCCTTCTGTCCGTGTTCTGCGGCTGTCCGGgatctgcccctcctccaaccatctagatgcagaaaaa GTGCCTGCGATGGCTCCCCGGCCTCCCCTCGGCCCCCACCTCCTGCTCGCGCTGCTGCTGAGCCTGCCGCCGCCCCCGACGCGGGCCCGTCACTTCTCGGCCCCCAACGCCACCTTCAACCACTTGGCACTGGCGCCGGGCCTGGGCACGCTCTACGTCGGTGCCGTGAACCGCCTCTTCCAGCTCAGCCCCGAGCTGCGGCTCCAGGCGGTGGCCGTCACCGGGCCGGTCCTCGACAGCCCCGACTGCGTGCCCTTCCGCGACCCGGCCGACTGCCCGCACGCGCGGCTCACCGACAACGCCAACCAGCTGCTGCTGGTGAGCGGCCGCGCGCGGGAGCTCGTGGCCTGCGGGCAGGTGCGCCAGGGCGTGTGCGACAAGCGGCGCCTGGACGACGTGGCCCACGTGCTGTACCAGGCCGAGGACCCCGGCGACGGGCAGTTTGTGGCCGCCAACGCGCCGGGAGTGGCCACGGTGGGCCTGGTGGTGCAGGCGCCGGACCGGGACCTGCTGCTGGTGGCCCGCGGCCTGGCGGGCAAGCTGTCGGCGGGGGTGCCGCCCCTGACCGTGCGCCAGCTGGCGGGGCCGCAGCCCTTCTCGAGCGAGGGCCTGGGCCGCCTGGTGGTGGGCGACCTCTCGGACTACAACAACAGCTACGTGGGGGCCTTCGCGGCCGGCCGCTCGGCCTACTTCGTGTTCCGCcgccgcggggcgcgggcgcaGGCCGACTACCGCTCCTACGCGGCCCGCGTGTGCCTGGGCGATGCCAACCTTTACTCGTACGTGGAGGTGCCCCTCGCCTGCCGGGGCCAGGGCCTCATCCAGGCCGCCGCCGTCACGCCAAGCACCTTGCTGGGGGCATTCGCCGCGGGCCCCGGCGGGGCGGGCGCCGCCCTGTGCGCCTTCCCCCTGGCGCGGCTGGACGCCAGCATGGAGCACGCGCGGCGCCTGTGCTACACGGCGGGTGGCCGCGGCCCCGGCGGCGCCGAGGAAGCCACCGTGGAGTACGGAGTCACCTCCCGCTGCGCCGCCCTGCCCGCC GACTCCCCCGAGTCGTACCCCTGCGGCGACGAGCACACCCCCAGCCCCATTGCTGGCTGCCAGCCCCTGGAGGCCGAGCCCCTGCTGCAGCTCGAGCAGCCCGTCAGCGCCGTGGCCGGCCTCCAGGCAGACGGGCACACGATCGCTTTCCTGGGGGACACGCAGGGTCAGCTGCATAAG GTCTTCCTCAATGGCTCCCATGGCCACGTGTACCACTCCCAGCAAGTGGGGCCTCGGGGCTCAGCTATCAGCCCAGACCTGCTGGTGGACGGCAACGGCAGCCACGTCTATGTCCTCACTGCCCAGCAG GTGGACCGGGTACCTGTGGCAGCCTGCCCCGAGTTCCCTGACTGCACCAGCTGCCTCCAGGCCCGGGACCCGCTGTGCGGCTGGTGCGTCCTCCAGGGCAG GTGCACCCTCAAGGGCCAATGCGGGCGGGCAGCCCAGGCCAACCAGTGGCTGTGGAGCTACGAGGACAGCCACTGCCCACACGTCCAGAGCTTACTGCCGGCCTACCGCCCCCGCCAGGAGCAGGGCCAG GTCACCTTGTCTGTCCCCCGGCTGCCCACCCTGGCCGCGGATGAATACTTCCATTGTGCCTTTGGGGACTATGACAGCTTGGCCCACGTGGAAGGGCCCCACGTGGCCTGTGTCACCCCACCCCAAGACCAGCTGCCGCTTAACCCTCCAGGCACAg accacATCACCTTGCCCCTGGCTTTGATGTTTGAGGATGTGGCTGTGGCTGCCACCAACTTCTCCTTCTACGACTGCAGTGCTGTCCAGGCCTTGGAGGTGGCCGCCCC GTGCCGTGCCTGTGTGGGCAGCATCTGGCGGTGCCACTGGTGCCCCCGGAGCAGCCGCTGTGTGTACGGGGAGCACTGCCCAGAGGGCGAGGGGACCATTTACAGCGCCCAGGAG GCGGACGTCCAGGTGCGTGGCCCGGGGGCTTGTCCCCGGGTGGAGGGCCTGGCCGGCCCCGTCCTGCTGCCCGTGGGTTGGAAGAGCCGCTTGGCCCTGCGTGTGCGGAACCTTCAGCATTTCGGA AGCCTGCCCGCCTCCTACCACTGCTGGCTGGAGCTGCCCGGAGAACTTCAACGGCTGCCGGCCTCTCTGGAGGAGACGTCCGGGGACGTGGGCCTCATCTCCTGCCAGGCCCAGCAG CTCCGCCCGTCCGTGGCCCAGCGGGAGCTCCGGGTGCCCATCTATGTCACCCGGGGCAAGGCTCAGCGGCTGGACAATGCCCACACTCTTCATG TGACCCTGTACGACTGCGCCGTGGGCCACCCCGACTGCAGCCGCTGCCAGGCGGCCAATGGGAGCCTGGGCTGCGTGTGGTGCAGCCACCGCCAGCCCGCCTGTCGCTAtggccctctctgccccccgGAGGCCGTGGAGCTGCTGTGTCCCTCTCCCCGCATCGACAGA ATTGAGCCCCTGACGGGGCCCCCCGAGGGCGGCTTGGCCCTCACCATCTGGGGCTCCAACCTGGGCCGGGACTTCGCCGAGGTGCAAGACGCCGTGAACGTGGCCGGCCGCCCCTGCAGCCCCGAGCCCTCTCTCTACCGCACCTCTGCCCG GATCGTGTGTGTGACATCCCCCGCCCCCAATGGCACCACTGGGCCAATCCAAGTGGCCATTAAGAATCGGCCACCAGGCATCTCAACCCAGCATTTCACCTACCAG gaccccatcctGCTGAGCCTGAGTCCTCAGTGGGGCCCCCAGGCAGGGGGTACCCAGCTCACTATCCACGGGCAGCACCTCCAGACGGGAGGCAACATCAGTGCCTTTGTGGGTGCACAGCCCTGCCCTAT CCAGGAGCCGGTGTGTCCTGAGGCCATCGTGTGCCACACCATGTCCCAGGCCAGCCCAGGAGAAGCTGTGGTTCGAGTGGTCTTTGGCCACGCCCAGCGCACGCTGCTCACCAGCCCCTTCCAGTACACGGCCAACCCGCAGCTGGTGGCGGCGGAGCCCAGCGTCAGCTTCCGGGG GGGCGGGCGGCTGATCCGAGTCAGGGGCACGGGCCTGGACGTGGTGCAGCAGCCCCTGCTGTCGGTGTGGCTGGCGGCCACGGCGGAGGTGCAGGCTGCAGGTGCCGAGCCCCGGGACCCAACCCCGAGGACGAGCTGTGGGGGCCCCGCCGCAGCGCCCCAGGCTTGTATCCAGCTTCGGGAGGGCTTGCTGCAG AGCCCTGCCGTGCCAGATGGGGTGCACCCCCAGCGGGTCTTCTTCACCCTAGACAACGTGCACGTGGACTTTGCCAGCGCCAACGggggccaggacttccagtaccagcCCAACCCCCGTCTGGCGCCCCTCAGCCGCGAGGAGCCCACCCGCCCCTACCGCCTCAAGCCGGGCAACGTCCTGGACGTGGAG GGCCAGGGCCTCAACCTGGGGATTAGCAAGGAGGAGGTGCGCGTGCACATCGGCGACGGCGAGTGCCTGGTGAAGACGCTCACGCTCACCCACCTGTACTGCGAGCCGCCCTCCCGGGCCCCGCAGCCCGCCAACGGCTCCAGTGCCCTGCCGCAGTTCGTG GTTCAGATGGGCAACGTGCGCCTGGCCCTGGGCCCCGTCCAGTACGAGACTGAGCCCACTCTGTCTGCCTTCCCCgtggaggcccaggtgggcctgggcctgggcgcCGCCGTGCTGATCGCCGCtgtcctcctcctcaccctcatGTACAG GCACAAGAGCAAGCAGGCCCTGCGGGACTATCAGAAGGTTCTGGTGCAACTGGAGAACCTGGAGATTGGTGTGGGTGACCAGTGCCGCAAGGAGTTCACAG ACCTGATGACCGAGATGACCGACCTCAGCAGCGACCTGGAGGCCAGCGGGATCCCCTTCCTGGACTACCACACCTACGCCGAGCGGGTCTTCTTCCCGGGGCACGGCGGCTGCCCCCTGCAGCCTGCGCTcgaggggcccggggaggagggcCGCCGTGCCCCCGTGCGCCAGGGCCTCACTCAGCTCTCCAACCTGCTCAACAGCAAGCTCTTCCTCCTCACA CTCATCCACACCCTGGAGGAGCAGCCCAGCTTCTCCCAGCGGGACCGCTGCCACGTGGCTTCTCTGCTGTCCCTGGCGCTGCACGGCAAGCTCGAGTACCTGACGGACATCCTGAGGACGCTGCTGAGTGACCTGGCTGCCCACTACGTGCACAAGAACCCCAAGCTCATGCTGCGCAG GACAGAGACCATGGTGGAGAAGCTGCTTACCAACTGGCTGTCCATCTGTCTCTATGCCTTCCTGAAG GAAGTGGCCGGTGAGCCGCTGTACATGCTCCTCCGGGCCATACAGTACCAGGTGGACAAGGGCCCCGTGGACGCTGTGACCGGCAAGGCAAAACGGACCCTGAACGACAGCCGgctgcttcgggaggacgtggagTTCCGGCCCCTGACGCTGATGGTGTTGGCGGGCCCCAGGGCTGGCGGGGCCGCAGGGGGCGGCGCGGTGCAGCGCGTGCCCGCCCGGGTGCTCGACACAGACACCATCACCCAGGTCAAAGAGAAGGTGTTGGAGCAAGTCTACAAGGGCACCCCCTTCTCCCAGAGGCCCTCAGCGCACGCCCTAGATCTCG AGTGGCGCTCGGGCCTTGCTGGTCACCTAACCCTGTCAGATGAGGACCTGACCTCAGTGACCCAGAACCACTGGAAGAGACTCAACACTCTTCAGCACTACAAG GTCCCGGATGGAGCCACCGTGGGGCTCATCCCCCAGCTGCACAACGGAGGGGCCGTCTCCCAGAGCCTGGCCCAGAACTGCACCCCGGGGGAGA ACATTCCCATGCTGGAGGATGGTGAGGAGGGTGGGGTCCACCTCTGGCACCTGGTGAAAGGCACCGAAGAGCCAGAAGGAGCTAAGGCCCGGCGCAGCAGCCTgagggagcgggagcgggagcgggagcgggcgCGGGCCAAGGCCATCCCGGAAATCTACCTCACCCGCCTGCTCTCCATGAAG GGCACCCTGCAGAAGTTTGTGGATGACACCTTCCAGGCCATCCTCAGCGTGAACAGGCCCGTGCCCATCGCCATCAAGTACCTGTTCGACTTCCTGGACGAGCTGGCCGAGAAGCACGGCATCGAGGACCCGGAGACGCTGCACATCTGGAAGACCAACAG CCTGCTGTTGCGGTTCTGGGTGAACGCCCTGAAGAACCCGCAGCTCATCTTTGACGTGCGCGTGTCAGACAACGTGGATGCCATCCTCGCCGTCATCGCCCAAACCTTCATCGACTCCTGCACGGTCTCCGAGCATAAAGTGGGCAGG GCCCACTCCTACCCGGAGCAGGACTCCCCAGTGAACAAACTGCTGTATGCCCGGGAGATCCCTCGCTACAAGCAGATGGTGGAGAG ATACTACTCCGACATCCGCCAGAGCTCTCCGGCGAGCTACCAGGAGATGAACTCGGCTCTGGCAGAGCTCTCTGGG AACTACACGTCTGCTCCCCACTGTCTGGAAGCTCTGCAAGAACTCTACAACCACATCCACAGGTATTATGACCAG ATCATCAGCGCCCTGGAGGAGGACCCTGTGGGCCAGAAGATGCAGCTGGCCTGCCGTCTGCAGCAGGTAGCGGCGCTGGTGGAGAACAAGGTGACGGACCTGTAA